The following proteins are co-located in the Coleofasciculus chthonoplastes PCC 7420 genome:
- a CDS encoding metal ABC transporter substrate-binding protein has product MTGITHSQGRTQLQGCTGVGAGLTDNVTPLYRHAMASSRRLGRAIAKSDRLPHRRWVEQSRNPTYNGGIFALAGVMLGLWLSGCEATNPNLQGIDAEDKPNVVATSTIIADWTEQVGGDEIELTGILEPGADPHVYEPVPADTIALEQADLILYNGYNLEPALIKLMQSAGVNAKTFAVGEIVTPLDFEYQGETEPDPHVWGDAEHGIKMVNAIRDRLIELSPEDKDKFTANAAQLTAELEQVDTWITQQIQTIPANQRKLVTTHDAFQYYAQAYGLEVIGTLIGISTEEQPSAQTVKTLSDAVKEARVPAIFAETTINPALIETVAEEAGVKLAPSELYSDSLGAPGSKADTYVKMLITNTRTIVEALGGDYQAFLNGGN; this is encoded by the coding sequence ATGACCGGAATAACTCACTCGCAGGGTAGAACTCAGTTACAGGGGTGTACAGGTGTAGGGGCGGGTTTGACTGATAACGTTACCCCCTTGTACAGACACGCCATGGCGAGTTCACGTCGGTTAGGTAGAGCGATCGCGAAATCCGACAGACTACCTCATCGACGTTGGGTTGAGCAAAGTCGAAACCCAACCTACAACGGTGGCATATTTGCACTAGCTGGGGTGATGCTGGGACTTTGGCTGAGTGGCTGTGAGGCGACAAATCCGAATCTCCAAGGGATTGACGCTGAGGATAAACCCAACGTTGTCGCTACCAGTACCATTATTGCCGACTGGACCGAACAAGTGGGGGGAGATGAGATCGAGTTAACCGGAATCCTGGAACCTGGTGCTGATCCACACGTTTACGAACCCGTACCTGCTGATACCATTGCCTTAGAACAAGCCGATTTGATTCTCTACAACGGGTATAACTTAGAACCCGCCCTGATTAAACTGATGCAGTCGGCGGGGGTAAATGCCAAAACCTTTGCTGTTGGCGAAATTGTCACCCCCTTAGACTTTGAATATCAAGGAGAAACCGAACCTGATCCTCATGTTTGGGGAGATGCAGAGCATGGGATTAAAATGGTGAATGCCATACGCGATCGCTTAATTGAATTATCACCGGAAGACAAAGACAAATTTACCGCCAACGCCGCCCAACTCACGGCTGAATTGGAACAAGTTGATACCTGGATTACTCAGCAAATTCAAACCATCCCCGCGAATCAGCGTAAACTGGTTACCACCCATGACGCCTTTCAATATTATGCTCAAGCTTATGGATTAGAAGTGATTGGCACACTAATCGGAATTAGCACCGAAGAACAACCCAGCGCCCAAACCGTGAAAACCCTATCCGATGCGGTAAAAGAAGCTAGGGTTCCCGCTATTTTTGCCGAAACCACGATTAACCCTGCTTTAATTGAAACCGTTGCGGAAGAAGCAGGGGTCAAATTAGCCCCATCCGAACTCTATTCTGATTCCCTAGGCGCACCTGGAAGTAAAGCGGATACTTATGTGAAAATGTTGATTACCAATACCCGTACTATTGTCGAAGCGTTAGGGGGTGATTATCAAGCATTTTTAAACGGGGGCAATTAA
- a CDS encoding valine--pyruvate transaminase: protein MEPSLTQFGTQMSNLTGVRAIMKDIIETLRLGQGQEFINLSAGNPVILPEVEQLWRDCTAQLLASPDYGEVVCRYGSSQGYQPLIDAIAKDFNQRYGLSLTERNILITPGSQSIYFYGANAFGGYTQAGELKQIVLPLSPDYTGYGGVSLTPEALIAYKPSLEIDEAAHRYKYRPDFSQLKISQDTGCVIFSRPCNPTGNVLSDNEVRKIAELAAPNHVPVFIDSAYAPPFPALNFTDMTPIFGDNIIHCLSLSKAGLPGERIGVAIGDPDRIEILQSFQTNLCIHSSRYGQAISAQAINSGALAEISVNVIRPYYQHKFTVLETALNQFMPKDLPWFLHRGEGAIFAWLWFKDLPINDWDLYQQLKQVGVIVVPGNTFFPGLRDTWEHQHQCIRISLTASDRELETAMQRLVKVTQQVYQQAVVEV, encoded by the coding sequence ATGGAACCGTCTCTCACTCAATTTGGTACTCAGATGTCCAACCTGACGGGCGTCCGGGCTATTATGAAGGATATTATTGAAACGTTACGATTAGGTCAGGGACAGGAGTTCATTAACCTTAGTGCGGGAAATCCGGTTATTTTGCCAGAGGTGGAACAACTGTGGCGAGACTGTACCGCCCAACTCTTGGCAAGTCCCGACTACGGAGAAGTGGTTTGCCGTTATGGGTCATCTCAAGGATACCAGCCCTTGATTGACGCGATCGCAAAAGATTTCAATCAGCGTTACGGCTTGAGTCTAACTGAACGGAATATCTTAATTACTCCCGGTTCTCAATCCATTTACTTCTACGGTGCGAATGCCTTTGGCGGCTATACCCAAGCGGGTGAGTTAAAACAAATCGTTCTCCCCCTGAGTCCTGATTATACCGGGTATGGTGGCGTCAGTTTAACCCCAGAAGCCCTAATCGCCTATAAACCCAGCCTAGAGATTGACGAAGCGGCGCATCGCTACAAATATCGTCCCGACTTCAGTCAATTGAAAATTAGCCAAGATACCGGATGTGTCATATTTTCTCGCCCCTGTAATCCCACAGGGAATGTTCTTAGCGATAACGAAGTGCGAAAAATTGCCGAACTTGCTGCACCGAATCATGTGCCAGTATTCATTGATTCCGCCTATGCACCCCCATTTCCGGCATTAAACTTTACCGACATGACGCCCATTTTTGGTGATAATATTATCCACTGTCTGAGTTTATCCAAAGCCGGACTCCCCGGAGAACGAATTGGCGTCGCTATTGGTGATCCGGATAGGATTGAGATTTTGCAATCGTTCCAGACGAATCTCTGCATCCATTCCTCCCGCTACGGACAAGCCATTTCTGCACAGGCAATTAATTCGGGCGCATTGGCTGAGATTTCTGTTAATGTGATTCGTCCCTATTATCAGCACAAGTTTACCGTCTTAGAAACTGCGCTGAACCAATTTATGCCCAAGGATTTACCGTGGTTTTTACATCGCGGTGAAGGCGCTATTTTTGCCTGGTTGTGGTTCAAAGATTTACCGATAAACGATTGGGACTTGTATCAACAGTTAAAGCAGGTGGGAGTAATCGTGGTTCCCGGAAATACCTTCTTCCCCGGATTACGGGACACCTGGGAACACCAGCATCAGTGTATTCGGATTAGTTTAACCGCAAGCGATCGCGAATTAGAAACCGCCATGCAACGGTTAGTTAAAGTGACACAACAAGTGTATCAGCAAGCCGTGGTGGAGGTTTAA
- a CDS encoding metal ABC transporter ATP-binding protein, with product MSTLIFKRNDSNPQSPTITHQEPIRIGHLSVQYRFVEALKDITCQIQPGRLTGIIGPNGAGKSTLMKAMLGLVQTSCGTAMYKGKPLIDQLDRIAYVPQRSQIDWTYPATVWDVVLMGRIRKTGWFRRFSTVSRRIAAQSLARVGMSDFRDRPIGQLSGGQQQRVFLAKALAEEADIFCFDEPMAGIDKKTEAIIFEILHELADSGKTVLVVHHDLGEAITNFDDLILLNRELIASGSRPQVMQANNIQRAYGGQVVFFSDAA from the coding sequence ATGTCAACGCTTATCTTTAAAAGAAACGACTCCAACCCCCAAAGCCCCACGATTACCCACCAGGAACCCATAAGGATTGGACACCTTAGCGTGCAGTACCGTTTTGTGGAGGCGCTCAAGGATATCACCTGTCAGATTCAACCGGGGCGACTGACGGGAATTATTGGTCCCAATGGCGCGGGGAAAAGTACGCTGATGAAAGCGATGCTGGGGTTAGTGCAGACAAGCTGTGGTACGGCGATGTATAAGGGGAAACCCTTGATCGATCAGTTAGATAGGATAGCGTATGTACCCCAGCGATCGCAGATTGATTGGACATACCCAGCAACCGTGTGGGATGTGGTATTGATGGGGCGGATACGCAAGACAGGATGGTTTCGACGTTTCTCCACCGTATCCCGGCGCATCGCCGCCCAGTCATTAGCGCGGGTAGGGATGAGTGACTTTCGCGATCGCCCGATTGGACAATTATCGGGGGGACAACAACAGCGCGTCTTTCTCGCCAAAGCGTTAGCGGAAGAAGCGGATATTTTCTGTTTTGATGAACCCATGGCGGGAATTGATAAAAAAACCGAAGCCATTATTTTTGAGATTCTCCACGAATTAGCCGATTCTGGGAAAACCGTGTTAGTGGTTCACCATGATTTAGGGGAAGCGATTACCAATTTTGATGATTTAATTTTATTGAATCGGGAATTAATCGCCTCAGGTTCCCGCCCACAAGTCATGCAGGCAAATAACATACAACGGGCGTATGGAGGTCAAGTCGTATTTTTCTCAGACGCCGCTTAA
- a CDS encoding 7-cyano-7-deazaguanine synthase, with product MNWGLDMMKKHYTHDSDYTLRFSPVLNSNGCVHFIDHSRNKENTFGLTVDDQEFGYRVQPRFPSVIADLIDLAVAIHASDRLAVQHLRQEQSRIRVVLPVRHPELLNTKSFQAKLENLLRWATGSRWAFDFQKRTASGRIVEQEERIFPNDPEECEVALWSGGLDALAGLYSRLQTNHAASFMLFGTGSNNNVYARQEHVFKALQPSFRDRLNLCRVPIRFSDSSRHQKNKIPRARGIVFTLLGAAYAYLMGQRVLYVYENGIGAINLPYRASAVGLDHSRSVHPLTLLMVSDVVSELFGEEFRVRNPFLFWTKAEMCRALAEDGRSDLPPLTKSCDSPHRQPQQPIQCGYCSSCILRKQALAASKIEDRTRYVVPHGNRPAKDPSLHLRNMLVQVCTFRRLLSASDQWEALTREFLQLDDIVDRSAAAENLLPADMQSRLIKLYQTYVAEWDTVESRIAAEILDQDSNQQASSALAL from the coding sequence ATGAACTGGGGGTTAGACATGATGAAGAAGCACTACACCCACGATAGCGATTATACGTTGCGCTTTAGTCCAGTACTCAATAGCAATGGATGTGTTCACTTTATCGATCACTCCAGAAATAAGGAGAATACCTTTGGACTAACTGTCGATGATCAGGAGTTTGGATACAGGGTTCAGCCAAGGTTTCCCTCTGTTATTGCCGATCTGATTGACCTTGCTGTTGCTATCCATGCTTCAGATCGCCTTGCTGTCCAACATTTGCGCCAAGAGCAAAGCCGCATTCGTGTAGTGCTTCCAGTACGTCATCCAGAATTGCTGAACACTAAATCATTTCAAGCAAAACTAGAAAATCTGCTTAGGTGGGCGACTGGAAGTCGATGGGCTTTTGACTTCCAAAAACGAACTGCGTCAGGGCGAATAGTTGAACAGGAGGAACGGATTTTTCCGAATGACCCAGAAGAGTGTGAAGTAGCACTATGGAGTGGTGGTCTTGATGCTCTTGCAGGTCTTTATAGCCGACTTCAAACAAATCATGCAGCATCATTCATGCTGTTCGGAACTGGCAGCAATAATAATGTCTACGCCCGTCAAGAACACGTATTTAAAGCACTCCAGCCTTCCTTCCGTGATCGTCTCAATCTTTGCCGAGTTCCCATTCGTTTCTCTGACAGCAGCCGACATCAAAAAAACAAGATTCCTCGTGCCAGAGGTATTGTGTTTACCTTACTGGGTGCTGCTTATGCGTATCTCATGGGTCAGCGAGTTCTTTATGTGTATGAGAACGGAATCGGTGCGATTAATCTTCCGTACCGCGCATCTGCTGTGGGATTAGATCACTCCCGTTCTGTTCATCCGCTGACTTTACTTATGGTGAGCGATGTTGTTTCAGAGCTTTTTGGAGAAGAGTTTCGGGTGCGTAACCCGTTCCTCTTTTGGACTAAAGCTGAAATGTGTAGAGCTTTAGCTGAGGATGGCAGAAGCGACCTACCGCCACTTACTAAGTCATGCGACAGTCCACACCGTCAGCCTCAGCAACCAATTCAGTGTGGATACTGTTCCTCTTGTATTTTGAGGAAGCAGGCGCTGGCTGCTTCAAAAATAGAAGACAGGACTCGCTATGTAGTGCCTCATGGAAACCGCCCAGCTAAAGATCCAAGCTTGCATCTACGTAATATGCTTGTGCAGGTCTGTACCTTCCGTCGCCTGCTTAGTGCCTCAGATCAATGGGAAGCTTTAACTAGAGAGTTTCTTCAACTAGACGACATCGTTGATCGAAGTGCTGCGGCTGAAAACTTATTGCCTGCTGATATGCAAAGCCGTCTGATCAAGCTTTATCAAACTTACGTTGCTGAATGGGATACTGTAGAATCCCGGATTGCCGCCGAGATTTTAGATCAAGATAGCAACCAGCAAGCATCTTCAGCGCTGGCACTCTAA
- a CDS encoding shikimate dehydrogenase — MQQITGTTKLLGVIGHPVEHSLSPIMHNRAIAQLGVDYVYLPLPVKPEDLDVAVAGFAAIGLQGFNITIPHKQAIIPLLAEVSDIAQLVGAVNTVWRTDKGWSGTNTDVLGFIAPLNQYQRDWHHTKAVVLGYGGAARAVVVGCMQLGCPEIWVVGRNPYKLSQFQQSWANTPLSKILQAYPWEEMPQLLQQADLLVNTTPVGMSPHVNESPIDEEIIQRLPKGAIAYDLIYTPNPTKFLQQAKQQGANPIDGLEMLVQQGAAALQIWLGQTPPVEIMRESLQQKLGL, encoded by the coding sequence ATGCAACAGATTACAGGGACAACCAAACTCTTAGGCGTAATTGGTCATCCGGTGGAGCATTCTCTATCACCAATTATGCACAATCGCGCGATCGCACAGTTGGGTGTGGATTATGTCTATCTCCCTCTCCCCGTCAAACCAGAGGATTTAGATGTCGCCGTGGCGGGGTTTGCGGCGATAGGGTTGCAAGGCTTTAATATCACGATTCCCCATAAGCAAGCCATTATCCCCCTCTTAGCCGAGGTATCCGATATCGCCCAACTGGTGGGTGCCGTGAACACCGTTTGGCGTACTGATAAAGGGTGGAGTGGGACAAATACCGATGTCTTAGGGTTTATCGCCCCCTTGAACCAATATCAGCGAGATTGGCATCACACCAAGGCGGTAGTATTAGGCTATGGTGGTGCAGCACGCGCTGTTGTCGTGGGATGTATGCAATTAGGGTGTCCAGAGATTTGGGTTGTGGGTCGTAATCCCTATAAGTTAAGTCAGTTTCAGCAAAGTTGGGCAAATACTCCCTTGTCTAAGATTCTACAGGCTTATCCCTGGGAGGAAATGCCACAATTACTACAACAAGCCGATTTACTGGTGAATACAACGCCTGTGGGGATGTCTCCTCATGTCAATGAATCTCCTATCGATGAAGAAATAATACAGAGATTACCCAAAGGTGCGATCGCCTATGATTTAATTTACACCCCCAATCCCACAAAATTTCTACAACAAGCCAAACAACAAGGCGCGAATCCCATTGACGGCTTAGAAATGTTAGTCCAACAAGGTGCAGCCGCGTTACAGATTTGGTTAGGACAAACACCACCTGTTGAGATTATGCGAGAATCCTTACAGCAGAAATTAGGTTTGTAG
- a CDS encoding metal ABC transporter permease: MLDLLIEPLQYSFMQRSLMTAVLVGIVCASVGSYLMVQRLALLGDAISHSVLPGLAIAYIVGVDIFLGAFLAGIVSTIVITWIRTRSQIKEDAAMGIVFSAFFALGITLITVIQKDNKIDLNHFLFGNILSVTGEEVINTAIITAIVLAIVLLLYKELMYYTFDPVGAKAAGLPTNLLNFGLMILIALTIVASLKAVGVILVLAMLITPGATAYLLVTRLHQMMLLGSGIGVVASISGMYLSYFFNLPSGPAIVLVTFGFFMLAFLFSPSQGVLTHPRVQSNQSQIWREIKGLLR; encoded by the coding sequence ATGCTTGACCTTTTAATTGAACCCCTACAATACAGCTTTATGCAGCGATCGCTAATGACAGCCGTCTTAGTGGGAATCGTCTGCGCTTCAGTGGGAAGCTACCTGATGGTACAACGCCTCGCCTTACTCGGTGATGCGATTAGTCATTCCGTATTACCGGGATTAGCGATCGCTTATATCGTGGGGGTGGATATCTTTCTGGGGGCGTTCTTGGCAGGTATTGTCAGTACCATTGTGATTACCTGGATCAGAACGCGATCGCAGATTAAAGAAGATGCGGCGATGGGGATTGTTTTTTCCGCCTTCTTTGCCCTTGGTATTACCTTAATTACAGTTATTCAAAAAGACAATAAGATTGACCTAAATCACTTTTTATTTGGCAATATCCTCAGCGTTACCGGGGAGGAAGTGATCAATACAGCCATAATTACCGCCATTGTCCTCGCCATTGTTCTGTTGCTGTATAAAGAATTAATGTATTATACCTTTGACCCCGTAGGCGCAAAAGCAGCAGGATTACCGACAAATTTACTCAACTTTGGCTTAATGATTTTAATTGCTTTAACCATCGTCGCCAGTCTCAAAGCGGTTGGGGTGATTCTAGTCTTAGCCATGCTAATTACCCCAGGGGCGACGGCGTATTTATTGGTGACAAGGTTACACCAGATGATGCTTTTAGGGTCAGGAATTGGCGTTGTTGCCAGTATTAGTGGGATGTATTTGAGCTATTTTTTCAACTTGCCATCGGGTCCGGCTATTGTGTTAGTCACCTTTGGATTTTTTATGCTGGCATTTTTGTTTAGTCCCAGTCAGGGTGTTTTGACTCATCCCAGAGTTCAATCTAATCAGTCACAGATTTGGCGGGAAATTAAGGGATTATTAAGATGA
- the psbC gene encoding photosystem II reaction center protein CP43, with protein sequence MVAGNRDQQSSGFAWWAGNARLINLSGKLLGAHVAHAGLIVFWAGAMTLFEVAHFIPEKPMYEQGAILLPHLATLGWGVGPGGEVIDTFPYFVVGVLHIISSAVLGLGGIYHAVRGPETLEEYSAFFGYDWKDKNKMTTIIGFHLIVLGLGALLLVIKAMFVGGVYDSWAPGGGDVRIITNPTLNPAVIFGYLTTSPFGGEGWIIGVNNMEDIIGGHIWIGLICISGGIFHILTKPFGWARRAFIWSGEAYLSYSLGALSLMGFIAASFVWFNNTAYPSEFYGPTNAEASQAQSFVFLARDQRLGANIASAQGPTGLGKYLMRSPTGEIIFGGETMRFWDFQGPWLEPLRGPNGLDVDKLRNDIQPWQLRRAAEYMTHAPNGSINSVGGIITEMNGFNYVNPRAWLAAAHFILGFFFLIGHLWHAGRARAAVAGFEKGIDRESEPVLFMGDLN encoded by the coding sequence ATGGTGGCGGGAAACCGCGACCAACAATCATCAGGTTTTGCCTGGTGGGCGGGTAATGCCCGTCTGATCAACCTCTCCGGTAAATTACTGGGGGCTCATGTTGCCCATGCTGGACTAATTGTCTTCTGGGCTGGGGCAATGACTTTATTTGAAGTTGCCCACTTTATTCCCGAAAAGCCCATGTATGAACAGGGCGCAATTCTTTTACCTCACCTAGCTACCCTAGGTTGGGGTGTAGGTCCCGGTGGTGAAGTGATTGACACATTCCCCTACTTTGTCGTTGGGGTACTGCACATCATTTCCTCTGCCGTTCTGGGTCTCGGCGGTATCTATCACGCTGTTCGTGGTCCAGAAACCTTAGAAGAGTATTCCGCCTTCTTTGGTTACGACTGGAAAGATAAGAACAAGATGACCACAATCATCGGGTTCCACCTGATTGTTTTAGGTCTAGGTGCTTTACTGCTCGTAATCAAAGCCATGTTTGTCGGTGGTGTTTATGATAGTTGGGCACCCGGCGGTGGTGACGTGCGGATCATTACGAACCCGACACTGAACCCGGCTGTTATCTTCGGTTATCTAACCACCTCTCCCTTTGGTGGAGAAGGTTGGATCATCGGCGTCAACAACATGGAAGATATTATCGGCGGACATATTTGGATCGGTCTGATCTGTATTTCTGGCGGTATCTTCCACATTCTCACCAAGCCTTTTGGTTGGGCACGTCGCGCCTTTATCTGGTCTGGAGAAGCTTATCTTTCCTACAGCTTAGGTGCTTTGTCCCTGATGGGCTTTATCGCGGCTTCGTTTGTTTGGTTCAATAACACCGCTTATCCCAGCGAATTTTATGGTCCAACTAACGCGGAAGCATCTCAGGCTCAGTCCTTCGTCTTCTTAGCCCGTGACCAACGGTTAGGGGCAAACATTGCTTCAGCGCAAGGTCCTACGGGTCTAGGTAAATACCTGATGCGCTCTCCGACTGGAGAAATCATCTTCGGTGGTGAAACCATGCGCTTCTGGGACTTCCAAGGTCCTTGGTTAGAACCCCTACGTGGTCCTAACGGACTGGATGTAGACAAGCTGAGAAATGATATTCAGCCTTGGCAACTACGCCGTGCGGCTGAATACATGACCCATGCACCGAACGGTTCGATCAACTCCGTTGGTGGAATTATTACGGAAATGAACGGGTTTAACTATGTTAATCCCCGTGCATGGTTGGCGGCGGCTCACTTTATCTTAGGATTCTTCTTCTTGATCGGTCACCTCTGGCATGCAGGTCGCGCTCGTGCGGCGGTTGCTGGATTTGAAAAAGGTATTGACCGTGAGAGTGAGCCAGTATTGTTTATGGGTGATCTTAACTAG
- a CDS encoding glutamate-cysteine ligase family protein: MKLGKRRIGLEQEFFLVEETGKFSNRADEFLQNCRQEAETIGLNPDYFMPEWVKGMIEINTPPAHTPTELAIAYLKNLQLGLQVGKKMHLRLYPLSSYPLHLIPVIRDKLSYHVQVRTVGYDRFLNAGKCTGTHIHLEVPPGVIDSRVGVSYNSSAAEREELINIYNLATALDSALIALGRACPFYEGEATGLAYHIVRYRGSDRFGWEGVYTHLQSVGGLMPYADSVEQLVELQFERYYAWLTAMDNAGVERKLFTEGGGNLLKSGWNPVRLNALGTVELRGIDSNYPDVIFTIMRLVYNAARRVRQEGITVRPAQGAHTFELRNDWLVVPEFDYLNGELLFAAVTEGVRSSKVTAYLDSILEFAIQDGSEGINYLEKLKSDWGEYQTTEAEILQEFVPAGAKLEKEEGLRLVREACDELEAQVSSFSQKY, encoded by the coding sequence ATGAAACTAGGTAAACGTCGCATCGGTTTAGAACAAGAATTTTTCCTCGTAGAAGAAACGGGCAAATTTTCCAATCGTGCCGATGAATTCTTACAAAATTGTCGCCAAGAAGCCGAAACTATTGGTTTAAATCCCGATTACTTTATGCCGGAATGGGTGAAGGGAATGATCGAAATTAATACCCCTCCCGCCCATACTCCCACCGAATTAGCCATAGCCTATCTAAAAAACTTACAACTCGGATTACAGGTGGGAAAAAAGATGCATTTGCGGCTTTATCCTCTATCCAGCTATCCCTTACATTTAATTCCCGTCATTCGGGATAAATTAAGCTATCATGTCCAGGTTCGCACCGTTGGCTACGACCGATTTTTGAATGCGGGTAAATGTACAGGAACCCATATCCATTTAGAAGTACCACCAGGAGTAATTGATTCTCGCGTTGGTGTCTCTTACAACAGCAGCGCCGCCGAACGCGAAGAACTGATTAATATTTATAATTTAGCCACAGCCTTAGATTCTGCCCTCATCGCCTTGGGACGCGCCTGTCCCTTTTATGAAGGAGAAGCCACGGGACTTGCCTATCACATTGTCCGCTATCGGGGAAGTGACAGATTTGGCTGGGAAGGCGTGTATACTCACTTACAATCTGTTGGCGGTTTAATGCCTTATGCCGATTCTGTGGAACAGTTAGTAGAGTTACAATTTGAACGCTATTATGCATGGCTAACCGCGATGGATAATGCTGGAGTTGAGCGGAAGTTGTTTACTGAAGGCGGCGGAAATTTACTAAAATCGGGCTGGAATCCAGTGCGACTCAATGCATTAGGAACGGTGGAATTACGGGGAATTGATAGTAATTATCCAGACGTAATTTTCACAATCATGAGATTAGTTTACAATGCCGCTAGACGAGTCAGACAGGAAGGAATAACCGTTAGACCTGCTCAAGGCGCTCATACTTTTGAGTTACGCAATGATTGGCTAGTTGTGCCAGAGTTTGACTATCTCAATGGTGAATTATTATTTGCGGCGGTGACGGAGGGAGTGAGGAGTTCTAAGGTTACGGCTTATCTGGATTCTATTTTAGAGTTTGCGATTCAAGATGGTAGTGAGGGAATTAATTACCTAGAAAAGTTGAAATCTGATTGGGGTGAATATCAAACAACAGAGGCGGAAATTCTGCAAGAATTTGTTCCCGCAGGCGCTAAACTAGAAAAGGAAGAAGGGTTGCGGTTGGTGCGTGAAGCGTGCGATGAGTTAGAAGCCCAGGTTTCATCGTTTTCCCAAAAGTATTAG
- a CDS encoding XRE family transcriptional regulator, whose product MTNNILDKIDTQRLGELLQQARNQCGMTQADAANVIDAARTTMVAIEKGERRLKPNELIKLARAYGRAVSDFVRQPPVAQPFEVQFRAAYRRNQVEESQIEPVIQLLEELCQNYLELEEIMDAPLPRNYPREYHLSGMPIERAAESIAVEERQRLGLGDGPIPLLRDILEQSVGLRIFYLKMPPKYSEIYSYDEQRGGCMAINAHHPEERRRWSLAHGYLHFLAHRRKPVLDFEGQYKRMPESERLAEAFPKYFLMPTSGLLKRFNDMYRANGKFTPTNLFTLAHYYGVSVQALIYRLEEMELLPSGT is encoded by the coding sequence ATGACGAACAACATCCTTGACAAAATTGATACCCAGAGATTGGGAGAACTCCTTCAACAAGCGCGTAATCAGTGTGGCATGACCCAAGCGGATGCGGCTAACGTCATCGATGCAGCGCGTACAACGATGGTTGCGATTGAGAAAGGAGAGCGCCGTCTTAAGCCCAATGAATTGATCAAACTTGCCCGTGCTTACGGACGAGCCGTCAGCGACTTTGTGCGACAACCTCCCGTGGCGCAACCGTTCGAGGTTCAATTCCGAGCCGCCTACCGACGCAATCAAGTGGAAGAGTCACAGATTGAACCTGTCATTCAACTCCTAGAGGAGTTGTGCCAGAATTATCTGGAACTTGAAGAAATTATGGATGCACCACTCCCGCGAAACTATCCTCGCGAGTACCATCTGAGTGGTATGCCTATAGAGCGGGCGGCGGAGAGTATTGCCGTTGAAGAACGTCAACGCCTCGGTCTTGGAGATGGTCCCATTCCTCTGCTTCGAGACATCTTAGAGCAGAGTGTAGGACTCCGTATCTTTTACTTAAAAATGCCACCAAAATACTCAGAAATCTATAGTTACGACGAGCAACGGGGTGGCTGCATGGCAATTAATGCTCATCACCCCGAAGAACGGCGACGTTGGTCATTAGCTCATGGATATCTTCATTTTCTTGCTCATCGACGCAAGCCTGTACTTGATTTTGAGGGACAGTACAAGAGAATGCCAGAAAGTGAACGACTCGCAGAAGCATTCCCGAAATATTTTCTGATGCCGACGAGTGGCTTACTTAAACGGTTTAACGATATGTACCGTGCTAATGGTAAGTTCACTCCCACCAATTTATTTACGTTGGCTCATTACTACGGCGTATCCGTACAAGCACTTATTTATCGGTTAGAGGAAATGGAACTTCTGCCATCTGGAACA